A segment of the Bacillota bacterium genome:
GGAACTGCGTTCGTCCGTGATGGACAATCTTATCGACCGGGCGCTGATCCTCTCGGCAGCCAAGGATGCCGGGTTCACGGTGAAGAAGTCCGACGTGGAGGCGCTCGTGAAGAGCGAACGTGACCTGTTCGCCTCGGAGGACCAGTGGCTCGAGGCACTTGCCCGCTGGGGCTTCACGCCTGAGCTCTACGCGACCTACTTGGAGGAGCAGACGATCGTGAACCAGTATCCCGCGGTCGCCTGCGGGGAGCCGGAGGTCACGGAGGAAGAGATAGTGGCCGAGTTCGAGAGAAGCCAGAGGGCTCAGCCCAGCCTCACCCTTGAATCCGCACGGGAGAACATCAAGAAGATCCTCTCCTACCGTAAGCAGAGAGAGCTTCAGGCGTCGTGGCTCGATGGCCTGCGGGAGCGGGGCAAGATTTCAATAGTCGAACCCGGAGTCCTTGCCTACAGGGCCATGGAGGACGGGAAGTTCGAGGACGCGATCAAGCATTACCAGAGGGCCATCAAGCAGAGCCCGCAGGACCCCTATCTCCAGGTGGGGTTGGGGAAGGCGCTCCTTGCCTCGGGAAGGCCCGACGACTCTCGGTCCGCCTTTGACAAGGCGATTCAGCTTCAGCCGGACGATCCATTCGTAATGATTGCGCAAGGGGACGCTGCTCGGGAATCGGGTGACACAGGCCGTGCGGTGGAGTCCTACAAGAAGGCTTCCGAACTCGCCCGTGAGGACCTCAGCATCCATGCGCTTCTCCATGACATCTTTAAAGAGATGGGCCTGGAGGATGAGGCGAACGCCCAGGCAGACAGGATGGACGAGATTCGCGAGATCATGAGGGAGCGGCAGGAGGCCCAAGCTAGAGCGGCCGAGGAGGCCGCTAAGCGTGCCCAGGAGCAAGCCGAAGCCAAAGCCAAGGCCGAAGCAGAGGCCAAGGAGGCCGCCGGTTCCGAGACTAACAACTAGGCGATATGCATCGGAGTTCCGGGCGGGTATCCACCCGCCCCTTTTTGCGTCACCCTGCTTCATATCGCGATGAGGAGGACCTGACCTTGCGAATAGCCGCGCCCAGAGGCACCAACGACATCCTG
Coding sequences within it:
- a CDS encoding SurA N-terminal domain-containing protein, which encodes MRRRMGTVITVVAVLVAAGLIIPMAFSWGGGNAGSNPAKITAATVNGRRITELDFSREVAWAYYDRVRYGDVRPDTLEELRSSVMDNLIDRALILSAAKDAGFTVKKSDVEALVKSERDLFASEDQWLEALARWGFTPELYATYLEEQTIVNQYPAVACGEPEVTEEEIVAEFERSQRAQPSLTLESARENIKKILSYRKQRELQASWLDGLRERGKISIVEPGVLAYRAMEDGKFEDAIKHYQRAIKQSPQDPYLQVGLGKALLASGRPDDSRSAFDKAIQLQPDDPFVMIAQGDAARESGDTGRAVESYKKASELAREDLSIHALLHDIFKEMGLEDEANAQADRMDEIREIMRERQEAQARAAEEAAKRAQEQAEAKAKAEAEAKEAAGSETNN